In Hermetia illucens chromosome 1, iHerIll2.2.curated.20191125, whole genome shotgun sequence, one genomic interval encodes:
- the LOC119647330 gene encoding uncharacterized protein LOC119647330 produces MSSYLLCDCQKLYYWSQTVVVAVHVGTTLNEQNEDILRSRSCNGEKALSWLSLYSVSPRQWIANKINGAVLVYWMRARSTNSPQKLSKPHLLRRSKYLQLNVHIITTKLEYISLHTPRKHTKRQKFK; encoded by the exons ATGTCCTCCTACCTTCTGTGCgactgccaaaaat TGTATTACTGGAGTCAAACTGTTGTTGTCGCCGTCCACGTCGGGACAACTTTAAATGAACAAAATGAAGATATTCTGCGGAGTCGTAGTTGCAATGGCGAGAAGGCGCTGTCGTGGTTGTCGCTTTATTCGGT GTCACCTCGACAATGGATCGCTAACAAGATCAACGGAGCTGTTCTGGTCTATTGGATGCGAGCACGATCGACTAACTCTCCACAAAAACTATCTAAACCGCACTTATTGAGGCGATCAAAGTATCTGCAATTGAACGTACATATAATCACCACAAAACTTGAATATATATCGCTTCATACGCCAAGAAAACATACAAAACgacaaaaattcaaatga